TATAAGGTTTCAGATAATTTACTTACGGAACAGGCGTTCTACAGCATCGCTCACAAGGTTGAAGTCAGGATTGACCGTCCAGTCTATTACATCGTGAAGACTCCGGTTCTGTGGCGCCCAGCGATCAGATTCACCATCGAGGCTGATTACTACACTTGGAGTTTTCAGCGCTGCTGCAATATGAGAAACGCCGGTACAATTCGAAATCAATGCGAAGGCCCTTTCAATAAGAACAGCTACAGCGCCCATGCTGGTCTTGCCTGCAGCTATAACAGGTGGGTGAAACATGTGCGACACCACGGCATTCACAATATCAAGTTCATCTGAAGTTCCGGTAAGAACGGGGGTGAATCCCTGTCCGGCAACAATATCAGCCAGCTGCGCAAAGTACTCAGGAGGCCATCTCCTCCAGGCGCCCCTCGATCCGGGGTGAATACAAACATATTTCTTCTCCTCGATAGGAAGAGCGGTTTCATTAAAGTCGGCGTAATCCCGGGCGGTTAACGGAAATTCCAGGTCTGTCCCCAAAGGAGGTATACCTAAAAACTCCATCAGTTTTACATGTCTTTCTGCCTCATGTCCGTAGTTGGGATACTCCATAAACAAGCCATTATCCGGAGCGTAAATACCTTCTTTGAAATATCCTGCGGAGTATTCTGCTCCCAAGAGTTCTATCATCGGATTTACAATGGTACCGTTTCCCTGCATCTGGAGTATGAGGTTAAACTCCTCGCCGATCATTTTTTCAAGAAACGTGCAAAACACGGGAGCGCTGAACTCCTGCTCAGGTAATCCCGGGTAGCCCGGAAACCAGATAAAGCGATCGATATAGTCTTTGAACCTTTCTGTAAAACTCTTTGCCCAGGGTAATCCCAGCAACGTAATCTCGGCATCAGGATAGGATGCTCTGAGCGCCCGTATTGCCGGAACTGCACAAAGCATGTCACCTAACTGAAGGGCTCTGAATATCGCAATTTTTTTCACGTATGCGGGTGATAGTTTTAAATGGAAGTCCATATCGTGTTAAATTAATAGTTGAAAGCTACATTTATGAATACCGTTATCTGAAAAAACCATACTCTAAACTTAGCGGAGCCATATAATTGCCAGAAGATGGAGGCGAAAGGGATAACAACGGAGGTGGCAATCATTTCGACAACGTGTTTCCTGCATCGCGACGTATCAGTAAGGCGTTTTTCAATAAATGCTATAAGCAGGGTAAGCCAGCCTAAAAGGGAAATCAACCCCTTAAACGGGTGGCCCGCAGCGAAAAAAACAACCGCTCCAGAAAAGAGCAACAGCATCACATAGTAGTTCCAGGAGGGGTGAGGTTTAATTCGTTGCCTGTAAAGAGCAGGGTATTTTTTATAAAGAAGTGCATTGTAAAGTCCTTTCTTTTGCTCTTTTATACTAACGCCCCAGGGAACCTCGCGTATCGGATGCGTTACAACGGCCTGGATGGGATGGATAGGTATCTCATTGCTTATAAAGTTGAAATGCAGGTCGCTGTCCTCGCGCCATGCCATACCGAATCGTTCGTCGAAACCTCCCACGCATTTTAAAGCCTGCCGGGTGCAGATACAGTTCGCAGTTACAAATTCAGCCGTTTCAAGTTTGGATATGTTTCGTTCGTAATCAGTTGGATTCCTGGAGATTGGAACGATAACCTTTCCTGTAAATACAACCAGTTGTTCTCCTTTGTATGCCTTCCATGCAGCTTGAAGCCAGTTAGGACTCGGAAGGCAGTCATCGTCGGTAAAAGCAATCAAATGTCCCGTTGCATTCATCCAGCCGGCATTCCTTGAAGCGGCTGGCCCTTTCTTTCCAGGAATAGAAATGTAGCGGATCTTTGGAATTACTGTATCTATCCAGAATTTCATGGCCTCGCTTGTTGCCTGGTCCGGACCATCACTCACCACGA
The window above is part of the Arcticibacter tournemirensis genome. Proteins encoded here:
- a CDS encoding glycosyltransferase family 9 protein — protein: MDFHLKLSPAYVKKIAIFRALQLGDMLCAVPAIRALRASYPDAEITLLGLPWAKSFTERFKDYIDRFIWFPGYPGLPEQEFSAPVFCTFLEKMIGEEFNLILQMQGNGTIVNPMIELLGAEYSAGYFKEGIYAPDNGLFMEYPNYGHEAERHVKLMEFLGIPPLGTDLEFPLTARDYADFNETALPIEEKKYVCIHPGSRGAWRRWPPEYFAQLADIVAGQGFTPVLTGTSDELDIVNAVVSHMFHPPVIAAGKTSMGAVAVLIERAFALISNCTGVSHIAAALKTPSVVISLDGESDRWAPQNRSLHDVIDWTVNPDFNLVSDAVERLFRK
- a CDS encoding glycosyltransferase family 2 protein, encoding MKISVVIPTYRRPQLLVRCLEALIRQNFDKNEYEVIVVSDGPDQATSEAMKFWIDTVIPKIRYISIPGKKGPAASRNAGWMNATGHLIAFTDDDCLPSPNWLQAAWKAYKGEQLVVFTGKVIVPISRNPTDYERNISKLETAEFVTANCICTRQALKCVGGFDERFGMAWREDSDLHFNFISNEIPIHPIQAVVTHPIREVPWGVSIKEQKKGLYNALLYKKYPALYRQRIKPHPSWNYYVMLLLFSGAVVFFAAGHPFKGLISLLGWLTLLIAFIEKRLTDTSRCRKHVVEMIATSVVIPFASIFWQLYGSAKFRVWFFQITVFINVAFNY